The Pyrobaculum sp. 3827-6 genome has a segment encoding these proteins:
- a CDS encoding AbrB/MazE/SpoVT family DNA-binding domain-containing protein → MAVVKVTRNFQITIPADVRRALGIREGDRLLVEVEGDRIVIRKVAGALPRIRLGMRLTPEDIDRFVEQGAVDG, encoded by the coding sequence ATGGCGGTGGTCAAGGTGACGCGTAACTTCCAGATAACGATCCCGGCAGATGTCAGGAGGGCGTTGGGAATCCGCGAGGGGGATCGACTGTTGGTGGAGGTCGAGGGGGATCGGATAGTGATTAGGAAGGTTGCGGGGGCGTTGCCGAGGATTAGGCTGGGGATGAGGCTGACGCCGGAGGACATAGACAGGTTTGTAGAACAGGGCGCAGTCGATGGGTGA